The Methanofastidiosum sp. DNA window GTCGATATATTGGAACTTGAAATAAACATGGAAGAACTTGATAAGAGAGCAGAAGAAACTGATAAAGCACTTTCAAAGATACAAGAAATGCAGAAGAACATGACTGAATATCAGACACTGCCGCCTGGAAATGAAGAAACAGGTTACATAAGGTAATTAACTTATTTCTTAGTTTTTCAGGGATATATTTATTAGAAAGTGGTAAATATTTTTATTTACTTTTTCCCTGCATCAAATGATTGATTATTCTCTCATAGATGTCGGGATAACGCTTATCTTCCCCGCCATCTAGTGAAGGATTGTCGTTAACTTCAATAACATATAGCGATCCATGACTTTCTTTAATGTCCACTCCATATAGGCCATTTCCAATAGCATTGCCTGCTCTTATTCCAACATCAATAATCTCCTTAGGGACTTCTTCTTTAGGAACACTTACAACATCGCAATAAACCAAATGGCCATTTACGGAAGCCTGTATCTTAAAGGTTTCATTAGGTATTATATACTTACAAGCATATAACAACTCTCCATTAAGGACACCTATTCTCCAATCAAACTTGCTGTCAATGTATTCTTGGACTACAACCCAATCAGAAAGTTTTATGAATCTTCTTGA harbors:
- a CDS encoding proteasome assembly chaperone family protein, which codes for VDILELEINMEELDKRAEETDKALSKIQEMQKNMTEYQTLPPGNEETGYIR